The following nucleotide sequence is from Carassius carassius chromosome 16, fCarCar2.1, whole genome shotgun sequence.
GATGAGCCTCgactaaaaatccaaaataataaataaatgaaccacTGTATAATTTGTAACTTTGTGTCTTTTCTGTACTGCAGTTATTTCACAGAGTTTATGATTTTTCTTACTGCAACCATTAAATCTGATGAACTGCTTAATGTTTTATAAACTTAGTGAAGAATGAAGGACATACACCAGCCTATTTGTTCTTCAGTGTCTtcctgttttattctccagggTTCTGGATCAGTCATGTTTTCGACTTTCCTTCATAAACTGTTGTGGGAGGAGCAGATCTgccaaaaataaagaataaattcgTTATCAAATTGATGCTTTCAGAAATTGCaagcataaaatgcaagtcacacGCTGAGGAACACACTTGTCAGATGCATTAAACAGCACACGCATCTGCCAAAGAACAACAGAGCAAGATGTGGCAAAGTCTCTTgcttaatatataaaacacattccTGTGTTTAGGATGACTTTAACATATACCTTTCCCACAGTAGATCAGCTACCGATCGCTATCAGCCAATAATCGCTTCTAATGATTTGATAAACCATCTCTCAATTTGCCCATCTCAGAAGTCAAAGATGCATTCCTGCTGTGAGAGGTTCAGGGACAAGTCAATGCACAGACGACATCTACATTCAATTTGCAGATTTTGCACACAGAACATAGGTTATAGCTCTTAATATACAACTGTAAATGTGCACCAGAGAGATGAATTTAtctttaaaatctaaaaaaagttTCTTCCAGGTGAACATGCCTCTTGACTGACCACCTAAAGAGATTGTACTCCACCCATACACAAAACTGTATATGACACTggtcttaaaataatacaaatattattgaaataCCTCAAATAGattctttttaaaatgcattttcttcAGCAAGTTGAAATGCAGTACCGTGCCTGTGTGGACACAATGAGGATTTTATTACCTCCACCTAATTTAGGGCCCCGCAAAACAATCATACAACATAGAAAGTCActcagatttgattaatttaacaaTAGTTCCTCACATCATTGAAAATAAAGGacaaatatctgtactgtacCTCACAGCACATGTCATTCCATTGTCTGCTTGTGAATAGATTGGTTTTTAGACAATCACGTGTATGTATAATTGAATGCaataataatagattttattCTAAAAAGAATATGCACCAGTTGTGTAGTAGTAACGTAGGAAAggttctcttttttattttttatcacaatATAGCAAGAGCAGTGACGCGGGGGCGCGCAGCCGGCTGAGGATTCTTCTGGGTCTTAAAGCCTTCAGCAAACGTTAGCAAAACAAACAATGATTTattcaaaaacaatttattttaaaatttagagTTTGCTTTTCGTGTGGTCTGGGCGGTCATACGGCGTATGCCTGTGTATGAGGGACAAACTTATGTCTTAATTATGGGACAATTCAGTATTATTCAGAATGGTTAGCAACCCGTCACTGCTGGGCTAAATGTTTGTTTCAGTTAAGAAACGCCAGAAAAGACGCACAAATAGAAATGTACCAGATTAAAAGAACACAGGAATGAGCCTGTAAATCGTTGCTTTAACTATCTGTGTTTGTATAACTATAAATATTCGAATTACCTCATCTCAGAAGACTCAAAGCTGTGTGATGGCACTACTGCTCTccgttttctttttcttctggaGTTTGATGGCGGTTGGCTGACCAACTTAAAGGTGCATTCCCGCCATCTACTGGAAAGGAGTCTGAAGTTTGAaccaacgaaaaaaaaaatctattctatTAATCAGTTctgtttctttcaaataaataaagaattcattatgaatattagatttttttggcTCCTAACAAGAACCTAGAGTgacaaattatttattcattcccAAAAGAGCTAAATTGAAATCTTACTCTTTCATACGCATCAGTGTTATTTCTGCTTGACACATTGGTTATAATTTATGGTTTCAAGTTTCCCTATCCTATGCAGAGACTGATTTAATGAACAATGTCCGATACGCATTCTTGAGATTAATACATCCTCTTTTCTGTTTCCAAACCACTTTCTTTCTGGACCATTATTTCTTGTCTTCAAGACAGCTGCTGCAGGTCAtagaaatgatatatatatatatatattaggtgtgGTTAATTATGGGAAGATTCAATTATGAATGCATTTATATCATTCAAACCCAGCTCAGCGCTGTACGTCATCTTACATGCCTGTTGCTTAGTGACAAACATCAATTAAACAATTACACCAGCCTAAAACTTTAAATGATTAGCTTAATTTGATCTGCAGATAAgatacatttccaaaagtacatgtatgcatttcgcagacgcttttatccaaagcaacttacagtgcattcaggctatcttttttttttttttaacagtacgtaaaaaaaaacaatttgtaattattattatacattataggtaattttccacacaaaaaaattacaacataAAAATGCCGTTAAAAATCAAATTGAGTgaaaacaatttataataaaagtCTTTATTCTTTATCTTTATACTTTCTATTACCACAGTATATTAAGTGTTGGTTTGCATCATGGGCAGTTAGAGTTGTCTTGCATTTTGAAATGAAATAGGATCAACTGACACATAATTTGGGGAATAAGGTTGTTAGAATGCACATTTCCCCGTGTGTACATAGCCTTGTGTTTCTCTTGTGTTTGTCAGTCATTGTTTGGTATTAGGAGTTCTCACAACTGTATGGTTTCCCTGCATCTTTATCAAAGTTCTCCTACATTTAGATCTTTGCCACAGCTTGCTGTCTCCTTTCCTGTTACAGCTTCATGATGTAGCAGACAGGAttactagggccctatgaaatccattttattgatgaatatataaaatatttatttgtattaaataatcgAATTGTTTTTCTAATTTTAAACAAGTAATGAGTTTGTAGATTAATAGTTTCGTCTCTGAAATAGATgcccttttgtttttcttttttagtccTAAGCAAAACTGGTGTAATGATAACATTTGAGAAAGAAATAAAACTTAAAGATCAATTCAGTTTACTCAAAGTTTCTTAAAAAGTCACAAACTACTTATTGTAATTTCAgatgtgcatcttttttttatgACAGTTTAGAGAAGATAATTGAGTGAAACTTTTTTCACATGAATGGCAGTGatacggcttctctccagtgtggatcctctcatgtacTTTAAGATATACGGACCgtttgaatctcttgtcacagtgtgaacacttgtaagctGTTTCTGTAGTGTGAATTCTCTGGTGCATTTTCACTTCAGCATCTGTAAAAAAAGCCTTCCCACACTCAGAGCAAATATGATCCTTCACACCGCTGTGTCTTTTCTGGTGTATTTTTAAAGCGTCCCGTTcactaaaactctttccacacaaagAACACAGATGAGGCTTCTCCTTTGTATGAACTTTCAGATGCCTATTTAGGGCACTTGCCCTAAAGAAATGTTTACCACACTGGTCACAGTTATAAAGTCTTTTACTAGAATGAGTACgcagatgcattttaaaaacacttgatattctgaaactcttcccacactgatcacatgtgtacggcttctctccagtgtggattgtCATGTGAACATTTAGGAAATCTTTTTGTGTAAAACTCTTCCCACATTGATCACATTTGTACGGCTTCTCTCCAGTATGGATTTTCATGTGTTTGTTAAGATTTCCATTTCGTCcaaaactcttcccacactgatcacatgtgtgcagcttctctccagtgtggattttcATGTGTTTGTTAAGATTTCCTTTTAGTCTGAAGCTCTTCCCACATTGTTCACATGTgtgtggtttctctccagtgtggatcatctcgtGTATTCTCAGATATTCTGACCgtttgaatctcttgtcacagtgtaaaCACTTGTAAGGTGTTTCTGTAGTGTGAACTGTCTGGTGCACTGTCAGGTcactatctgtaaaaaaagacttCCCAAAAGAATGATTCTTCACATCACTGTGTCTTTTCTGATGTATCTTTAATGCACCCATCTgactaaaactctttccacataaaTCACATACGTAAGGCTTCTCTTTAGATTGAACTTTCAGGTGGTCCTTCAGGAAATCTGCCCTGACATTTTTTGTACTGCACTGGTCAGAGTTATATCGTCTTTCTTCAGAATGAGTATGcagatttattttacaaatcaaactcttcccgcactgatcataTGTCTGCGGCTTCTCCCCAATATGGCTTTTCCTGTGTTTTTTAAGGTTTCCTTTTTGTGaaaaactcttcccacactgatcacatgtgtgcagcttctctccagtgtgcacTTTCATGTGTTTGCTAATGTTTGCCTTTTGTGTGAAAGTCTttccgcactgatcacatgtatgcggcttctctccagtgtggatattCATGTGATCATTAAGGATTCCTTTTAgtctgaaactcttcccacattgaTCGCATGTGTGTGGCTTCAGTCCTGTGTGGATTTTCACGTGTTCATTAAGATTTCCTTTTTGTGCAAAACTTTTTCCACATTGAGCACAAGTGTGAGACCTCTCTCCTGTGTGGATTTTCATGTGATCGTTAAGGATTCCTTTTAGTCTGAAGctcttcccacactgatcacacgtgtacggcttctctccagtgtggattctcTCATGCCTTTTCACATATATTGACCGTTTGAATCTCTTCTCACAGTaagaacacttgtaaggtttttctGTAGTGTGAACTATCAGGTGCAATTTCATTGCACCATATGTAAAAAAAGTCTTCCCACACTCAGAGCAGATATGATTTTTCAAATCACTGTGTCTTATCTggtgcattttaaatgcattcatcTGACTAAAACTATTTCCACATAAATTACATACATAAGGCTTCTTCTCCCTTGTATAAATTTTCAGGTGGTCTTTCATGTTATCTGAAAATCCATCAACATGACATTTTATGTGAACATCAAGATTTTTCTTGCAtgagaaactctttccacactgagggcaagTGAAATATATTTCATCTCTTCTTTTCAATGAGAGACTTGAGGATGTTTCTTCAGTTTTTACATGATGTTTCTCTTCTACTTCAGTCAGTTCTTCAATCTCCTTGTTCTCTTCTTTCAGGTCTAaaatgaatttgaaaaaaaactttaaaatatttccagagaagcataaaataaaaccattaaaggGAAAAACAGGAAAGGGACATGTTAAAAGGACATTTTAACCCTGCCATAAtagtagaaaatataaaaaatgtatacatttaatatccaatatatatatatatatatatatatatatatatatatatatatatatatatatatatatatatatattttttttttttttttatattacaggcACAAACTGCACGGTTGATTAGCTACATTTTACCAGTCAGGATTTCAACATGTTCAAAATTTTAGTAATATGATTGCATAAATTATGAACCAAATAAAACCCCAAATCATAAAAAGTTGGCATGTTctgtaaaatgcagtaaaaccaatAATATGTGATTTGTTAATTCTCTTTAACCTTTAATAAAAAAGTACTAAGAACAGATGTCCAATGTTTACACTGGCcaacttaaatgtattttaaacaaacaagttttgatggctgcaacacacACAAGAAAGTTGGGACAAGAGgcatactaaaactgaaatgtagAATATCCAAgtaaaactgttttgaaacagtACACAATAAGCAGGTGAATTGGTAATAAGTGAGGGGATTTTGATTTGGTATAAAGTGGGATCTCAGTCTTTGCAAGCAAAAATGgttcattaatttgtggcagATTCCATGAGTGAATTgtcagacaaataaaaaaaatataaatttctacaggtgcttctcaataaattagaatgtagaggaaaagttcatttatttcagtaattcaactcaaattgtgaaacttgtgtattaaataaattcaatgcacacagactgaagtagtctaagtttTTGGTTAagtcttttaattacaaaaacccaccaattcacgatctgaacaaattagaatacaaccaaccgagagaaccccagccttatgaggattgtcaagcaaactggattcaagaattttagagaacttcacaaggaatggactgaggctgggttcAATGCATCAAGAGCCAACacacagttgtcgtattcctcttgttaagccactcttgaaccacagataacatcagaggcatcttacctgggctgagaagaagaagaactgggactgttgcccagtgatccaaagtcctcttttcagatgagagcaagttttgtatttaactTGGAGACCAagatcctagagtctggaggaagggtggagaagcgcAAAGCCCAAggtgcttgaagtccagtgttaagtttcctcagtctgtgatgatttggggagcaATGTCATCTGCTTGTGTTTGTCcgttgtgttttttggaaaccaaagtcactgcacccttttaaaaagaaatcttggagcacttcatgcttccttctgctgaccagctttttgaagatgctgatttcattttccagcaggatttgtcacctgcccacactgccaaaatcatcaaaagttggttaaacgaccatggtgttggtgtatttgactggccagcaaactcatcagacctgaaccccatagagaatctgtggggtattgtcaagaggaaaatgagaaatgagAACAAAAAATGGAGATGACCGGAAGGCCACTGTCAatgaaacctgggcttccatactgtaccacctcagcagtgccacaaactgatcacctccatgccacactgaatgaaggcagtaattaaagcaaaaggagcccctaccaattattgagtacatgtacagtaaattaatatactttccagaaggccaacaattcactaaatgtttattttattttttttgcttttatgaagtattctaatttgttgagattaggTCGGTGGGGTGTTAAatctgagccaaaatcatcacagttaaaagtaccaaagacttaaactacttcagtctgtgtggactgaatttatttaatacatgaatttcacaatttgagttgaattactgaaatagattaacttttcctcaacattccATTATTGAGAAACACCTGTAAATGCAAAATCGCAAATAATTCAGGTTTTTCACCATCTACCAtgaataatattgcaaaaagattCAGGGAATCCAGAGAGTCTGTATCGGACAAGAAACCTCGATTGAATATGTGTGACCTTTGAGACATAAGATGGCATTTCACTTTCTGTTGATAACTCTGTAATCTCCCCATCTACTCAGGTTAAAAGTGGTCAGTGGGAGTGGTCCTAAATagtacattatcttttaaaaagcATGTGAACAGCATTACTCGGTCTGCGTATCTTCATTTACGGAACATCAGCTTTATACATACATGCTTTAGTTACCTTGCACATTTATTACTTTAACTCTCTTCTTTTTGGTCTGCCTAACAAACTCCTTCATAAACTTCAACTGGTCCAGAATTCAGCTGCCCTTATAATTACTACATTGAGCATATGCTGGTAAGCATCGAGGGCATGGAGGAGAgacctgcccacactcctgcgactgagggtgaacTAAAACTGGTTTCCGAAAATTATTTAGAGGAATTaatggaaatttttcaaatggaCCTTATAGACTGGTTCAGTGAGGTATTACCCAAGTCTCCattgtctccgctggttccgcccagccctgaatctcctgtgccTCTGCTGGTTCCGCACAGCCCTAAATCTcttgtttctccactggttctgtccagccatgatcctcctgtgttccctcccagcctccctctcccgcctcctcctagaccagtcagCTCTTCTGCTCCATTTCTGCTAGTtcagtccagccctgaatctcctgtttctccgctggttccacccagccctgaatctcctgtgtctccgctggttccccccagccctgaatctcctgtgtctccgctggttccccccagccctgaatctcctgtgtctctgctggttccccccagccctgaatctcctgtttctccgctggttccccccagccctgaatctcctgtgtctccgctggttccccccagccctgaatctcctgtgtctccgctggttcttcCTTGGtcacctgagccttctgctccggATCCTCTGCTTCACCCTGGCTCTCCGTCTGCTTGGCTCCAACCTGGGCTCCTCATCCACCGGCACAGTCTCCGTCAGTCGAACCCCTGGTGTTGTCGGCTCCtcttccaccatggctcctcccgccgttgACAACATCATGGGTCagcatcctggctggtctctggatgaCCATCTGGCTTCTcttgctccgggctcctccctggctcctccctccgtccaCTGGTTCCATGCTCCATGCTTCCTCTCCACTGCCTGTcccacgcccgcctccagaacccccaccctccttCCGCTGGAATATCTCTTTCGGTGCGAGGAcacaccgttccgggagggggcaaaCTTTCACGatcatggactttctgttccttttgtgtttccttattttggtcatgtcccgTTCCTCATTTTGCTAATTGTTTTCCATTCCCCTgattactttccttgtgtttaaataccctgtctgtttagttcctccttgTCCGCGAttgatgttatatgttatgtatcCTGCCATTATGTCCTGAAGTTCGGATACCATACCCAtaccaactttatttgttaagcactttacaacaaccaaagttgaccaaagtgctgtacagaaaaaaataaattaaaaaaataaataaaaaatagatcaaataaacatgtaccatttataaccacacaataaaagcattcaaagtaAAAAATTGAATCAAGTAAATAAAGTCGACATCTTAGGTGTCAAAAACTAGGTGTCAAAAGCCAAAgagaaaagatgggttttaagaagggttttaaaaacagataaagaagaGGCCTGCTTAACATGCAAAGGCAGATCATTCCATAGTTTAGGGGCAGACACAGCAAAGGCACGGTCCTCTCTGAGCTTACGCTTAGTTTTAGGCACAGTCAGGAGCAGCTGATCATCTGATCTGAGAGAGGGAACGGGTTTATAAGAGTGTAGAAGCTCAGAGAGGTATGGCGGAGCAAGATCATTTAGTGATTTAAAGCAAataaaagaattttaaaatggaTCCTAAATTGAATAGGCAGCCAGTAACAagcaaataacagaattttaaaatggaTCCTAAATTGAATAGGCAGCTAAAATAggatgaaattgaaattgaatgaaaattgaatgaaaattGAGCTAAAATTGAATGAAGCTAAAATAGGGGAAATGTGATCATGTTTACGTGTGCCCGTTAATAGACGTGTTGCTGCATTTTGTATCATCTGGCGATGGGTGATGGAGGACCCACTAAACCCCACATATagtgaattacagtagtccagccgtgTAGTTACAAAGGCGTGGattacagtttcaaaatgttttcttgACAGAATTGGCTTTATTTTGGCCAGCTGCCTTAAATGAAAGAAGCTTGATTTGACAACATCTTTGATCTGACTGTCAAATTTAAAGCCCAGGGTCCACTTTAACTCCTAGGTTTGTGATACTAGGTTTAATATAGGGTGCTAAGGAGCCCAGATCTACAGGTGGGGTCCCAGTGGTGCC
It contains:
- the LOC132159358 gene encoding gastrula zinc finger protein XlCGF8.2DB-like, with translation MGALKIHQKRHSDVKNHSFGKSFFTDSDLTVHQTVHTTETPYKCLHCDKRFKRSEYLRIHEMIHTGEKPHTCEQCGKSFRLKGNLNKHMKIHTGEKLHTCDQCGKSFGRNGNLNKHMKIHTGEKPYKCDQCGKSFTQKDFLNVHMTIHTGEKPYTCDQCGKSFRISSVFKMHLRTHSSKRLYNCDQCGKHFFRASALNRHLKVHTKEKPHLCSLCGKSFSERDALKIHQKRHSGVKDHICSECGKAFFTDAEVKMHQRIHTTETAYKCSHCDKRFKRSVYLKVHERIHTGEKPYHCHSCEKSFTQLSSLNCHKKKMHI
- the LOC132159359 gene encoding gastrula zinc finger protein XlCGF7.1-like codes for the protein MTDPDPCRIKQEDTEEKIDLKEENKEIEELTEVEEKHHVKTEETSSSLSLKRRDEIYFTCPQCGKSFSCKKNLDVHIKCHVDGFSDNMKDHLKIYTREKKPYVCNLCGNSFSQMNAFKMHQIRHSDLKNHICSECGKTFFTYGAMKLHLIVHTTEKPYKCSYCEKRFKRSIYVKRHERIHTGEKPYTCDQCGKSFRLKGILNDHMKIHTGERSHTCAQCGKSFAQKGNLNEHVKIHTGLKPHTCDQCGKSFRLKGILNDHMNIHTGEKPHTCDQCGKTFTQKKDDITLTSAVQKMSGQIS